The DNA sequence CTTGATGCAGATATTTATGGACCAAATATTCCTCGTATGATGGGGCTTGAAGATCAAAAACCAGAGATTCAAGGAAACAAGGTACTTCCTTTAAAAGCATATGGTGTTGAAGTTATGTCCATGGGTTCACTTATGGAGCCAGGACAGTCTCTTATTTGGAGAGGCTCCATGATTATGAAAGCCATTGAACAGTTTCTTCGAGATATCCTTTGGTCAGAGCTCGATGTGCTTGTAATTGATATGCCTCCAGGAACGGGTGATGCACAGCTAACACTGGCACAGTCTGTACCGGTAACTGCAGGCATTACGGTTACAACACCACAGGAAGTATCTTTGGATGACTCAAGGAGATCACTTGATATGTTCCAAAAATTACATATTCCGACAGCAGGTATTATTGAGAATATGTCAGGATTTATCTGTCCAAGTTGTGAAACTGAATCTGATATCTTTGGCATAGGTACGACCGAGCCAGTTGCCAAAGAGTATGATACAGATGTTGTTGCACGTATTCCAATAGAGCCTGCCATTAGAGTAGGGGGGGATACAGGTATGCCAGTTACTTACCATAAACCAGCCTCTGAAACAGCTAAGCGTTATCAAGAGGCAGCAAGAAACCTACTTGCATTTATTGACAAAGTGCAAACAGAGGGAGGTGCAGACAATACAGCTATTCAGCCAACTACACCTCCAGGCGTAAGCGCATGTAGTACTGGAGCGGGTGCTACAAATACACATTCTAATGGTGGGCACTCTCACGGTAATGGTGGATGTGGCTGCCATTAAATGACTCCTTTTTAGGAAGTAGTTTATGTTTTAAAAATTGGTAAGGATATCTTAAGACCATAGTTTTGACTATGGTTTGATATTTTTCTATCAATGTTTTTTATTTCTTCTGCTAAGATATTTTGCTACAATACCAAATATAAAGCAAGATACAGGAACTACCCCATGACAAATACTGAAAAATTGAAGAACCTTCTTGAGAATGAGATACTCCCTGATCTTGAAGTGGCAATAGATGAACTTTTTGCTAAGATTGATAAAACTAAAAATGCTTCAAAAGAGGATAAGGTCAATCTTGAAGAGATGCGTGACATGCGTACGGAGTGCTTTGCGATGGTCGAAGAGATTAAGCGTGATGAGATGGATGAAGAAGAAGCCACAGCACTTCTCGAAGAACTTATCGAAGTTAAAACAGAAGGATAATCTTAAATTTATAATAAGACATAAGGTAGGCTAGTTGCCTACCAATTTAAATGAAATAGTTTATATATTGAGCTTCTCTCTCACAATTTCTACCGCTTTCACCATATTTTCTAAACTTGGTTTCACCTCTTCCCATTTTCGGGTTTTTAGTCCACAGTCAGGATTGATCCAAAGTTGCTCTTTGGGGAGTACTTCTAGTAACTTCTCTATTTGTATCACAATCTCTTCGGTACTTGGGATTCGTGGAGAGTGGATATCATAAACACCTGGTCCTACTTCTTGCTTATAGCCTACTTCAGCAAAAATTTTGAGTAGTTCGTTACCGCTTCTTGCAGTCTCTATGGAGATAACATCGGCATCCATTGCTTCAATAGTTCGGATAATATCGTTAAACTCCGAGTAGCACATATGAGTGTGGATTTGTGTCTCTTCTCTTGCGGTACTAACAGCAAGTCTAAAATCACGTACTGCCCAGCTTTCATACTCTGGAATATTTTCATTTCGTAAAGGATATCCCTCTTTGAATGCTGCTTCATCTACCTGAATAATTTTAATACCTGCTTGCTGTAAATCATCTACTTCATCACAAATAGCGAGTGCAATCTGCTTACTCACTTCGCTTCGAGGTAGATCATCGCGCACAAAAGACCAATTTAAAATAGTTACAGGTCCTGTAAGCATACCTTTCATTATCTTCTCTGTTTTACTTTGTGCATAAGTAATCCAGTCAACTGTCATTGGTTTGGGGCGACTAATGTCACCATATATAAATGGTGGCTTAACACAACGACTACCATAACTCTGTACCCATCCATTCTGGCTAAATCCATATCCTTTGAGCTGTTCGCCAAAATACTCAACCATGTCGTTACGCTCTGGTTCACCGTGTACAAGTATTTCCAAACCACAGGATTCTTGAAATTTAACACACTCATTGATATATGCTTGCATTGCTTTAATATAGGTCTCTTCATCAATGGCACCCTGCTTGAAGTCACGTCTTGCTTGTCGTACCTCTGGTGTCTGTGGGAAAGATCCAATGGTTGTGGTTGCCAATGGTTTGTAGTTGAGCGTATTGTGTTGGGTGTCAATGCGATCCTCGTAAGCACCATCACGAACCCATTTGCTAATTGCTTCGGTACGCCCCTGTACTGATTTGTCATGGATACGTACAGAATTTCGACGACTTTCGTTGGCAACACGATTGGCTTCAAGTGTTACATTCTCGCCTTCAGTCAATACTTCATCAAAGAAGCATTTAGTAATAAGATTAATCTCACCTAGTTTTTCTACTGCATAAGAAAGCCAGTTCTTCACCTCAGTATCCATCTTCTCTTCATATTTTAGAGTGAATGGTGTATGCAATAGTGAGCTAGAGCTAGAGATAATAATATTACACTTCTCAATTTTTTCAGCAATTTTCTCTAGTAGTCCAACGGTTGTATCGATATCATTTTTCCAGATATTGCGTCCATCTACTACGCCAGCAATAAGCTTTTTATTGCTTTGAGAAAGTGCATCAAGGCATTCAAAATTCTTTTTGCCATAAAGAAAATCTAGTCCAATACCCCAGACTGGAGTGTGTACTAGCACCTTGGTTGCTTCGGTAGCATGTTCAAAGTAGGTAGAAACAATGATATTGACATTATCAGATACCTTGCAGAGTGTATCGTAACAAGGTTTAATGAGACTTAAGTGTTTTTGTTCAATATCTTTAACAAAAATTGGTTCGTCAATTTGTATATAAACTTCGTTGTCAAGTGTGCTAATCTCCTTAATCAATTTCTCGTAAAGTGGGAGTATCTTACTAAAAAGCTCATATGTATCACCTCTATCGGTACGCTTAGAGAGTCCAAGGAAGGTTAGTGGACCAATTAGATTTATTTTAGTGGTAATGCCTTGTGATTTTGCCTCTTTGTACTCTTTTATGAGTTTAGTTGCATTGAGTTGATAATTATCATTTGGGTGGAGTTCTGGAACAATATAGTGGTAGTTAGTGTTGAACCATTT is a window from the Sulfurovum sp. genome containing:
- a CDS encoding Mrp/NBP35 family ATP-binding protein, with protein sequence MTQENVLEALKNVTYPGFTKDIVTFGFVKDIVIDEKCISLTIDITSSANEVKEQLINEATIELKKAGFEEIDIAIKAPQPPKQMSNSISGKNIAPHVKSFVMVSSGKGGVGKSTTAVNLAIAMAMQGKKVGLLDADIYGPNIPRMMGLEDQKPEIQGNKVLPLKAYGVEVMSMGSLMEPGQSLIWRGSMIMKAIEQFLRDILWSELDVLVIDMPPGTGDAQLTLAQSVPVTAGITVTTPQEVSLDDSRRSLDMFQKLHIPTAGIIENMSGFICPSCETESDIFGIGTTEPVAKEYDTDVVARIPIEPAIRVGGDTGMPVTYHKPASETAKRYQEAARNLLAFIDKVQTEGGADNTAIQPTTPPGVSACSTGAGATNTHSNGGHSHGNGGCGCH
- the metE gene encoding 5-methyltetrahydropteroyltriglutamate--homocysteine S-methyltransferase translates to MSHNYIIGFPRIGEQRELKKVLEKFWAKEIDFAEVEKVASELKARHWNYQKNAGIDFISSNDFSLYDNMLDTAIMLGAIPARFKGLEKETLYFAMARGNKDAVAMEMTKWFNTNYHYIVPELHPNDNYQLNATKLIKEYKEAKSQGITTKINLIGPLTFLGLSKRTDRGDTYELFSKILPLYEKLIKEISTLDNEVYIQIDEPIFVKDIEQKHLSLIKPCYDTLCKVSDNVNIIVSTYFEHATEATKVLVHTPVWGIGLDFLYGKKNFECLDALSQSNKKLIAGVVDGRNIWKNDIDTTVGLLEKIAEKIEKCNIIISSSSSLLHTPFTLKYEEKMDTEVKNWLSYAVEKLGEINLITKCFFDEVLTEGENVTLEANRVANESRRNSVRIHDKSVQGRTEAISKWVRDGAYEDRIDTQHNTLNYKPLATTTIGSFPQTPEVRQARRDFKQGAIDEETYIKAMQAYINECVKFQESCGLEILVHGEPERNDMVEYFGEQLKGYGFSQNGWVQSYGSRCVKPPFIYGDISRPKPMTVDWITYAQSKTEKIMKGMLTGPVTILNWSFVRDDLPRSEVSKQIALAICDEVDDLQQAGIKIIQVDEAAFKEGYPLRNENIPEYESWAVRDFRLAVSTAREETQIHTHMCYSEFNDIIRTIEAMDADVISIETARSGNELLKIFAEVGYKQEVGPGVYDIHSPRIPSTEEIVIQIEKLLEVLPKEQLWINPDCGLKTRKWEEVKPSLENMVKAVEIVREKLNI